The following are from one region of the Streptomyces tuirus genome:
- a CDS encoding carbohydrate ABC transporter permease: protein MTTTAPDITETTKPAKARRGGGVMGSTGLYLATGVAALLFLVPFYLIVRNALMTDPEITGETWKWFPTSIQWGNITEPFDDVTVDFARSLWNSVVVAVLHTAGILLICSMAGYGLARIPYQHANKVFYAVLVTLMVPTAVTFVPSFVLVSSLGWVDSYRGLIIPGLFSGFTCFLFRQYFLGFPKELEEAARVDGLGYWGAYWRIVVPNSLNFFAAIATITFINGWNAFLWPLVIGQDPSAWTVQVALSSYMTNQTVNYHLIFMATAISILPLIFVFLFLQRWLVQGIAQTGIKG from the coding sequence GTGACCACCACGGCACCCGACATCACCGAGACGACGAAGCCGGCCAAGGCAAGACGCGGCGGCGGCGTCATGGGCAGTACCGGTCTGTACCTCGCGACCGGCGTCGCCGCCCTGCTCTTCCTCGTCCCCTTCTATCTGATCGTCCGCAACGCGCTGATGACGGACCCGGAGATCACGGGCGAGACCTGGAAGTGGTTCCCCACGTCCATCCAGTGGGGCAACATCACCGAGCCGTTCGACGACGTCACGGTCGACTTCGCACGGTCCCTGTGGAACTCCGTGGTCGTCGCCGTCCTCCACACGGCGGGAATCCTGCTGATCTGCTCGATGGCGGGATACGGCCTCGCCCGCATCCCGTACCAGCACGCCAACAAGGTGTTCTACGCCGTCCTGGTGACCCTGATGGTTCCCACGGCCGTCACCTTCGTGCCGAGCTTCGTGCTGGTCTCGTCCCTCGGCTGGGTCGACAGCTACCGGGGTCTGATCATCCCGGGCCTCTTCAGTGGTTTCACCTGCTTCCTGTTCCGGCAGTACTTCCTGGGGTTCCCGAAGGAGCTCGAGGAGGCGGCGCGGGTGGACGGGCTCGGCTACTGGGGCGCGTACTGGCGGATCGTCGTACCCAACTCGCTGAACTTCTTCGCGGCCATCGCCACGATCACCTTCATCAACGGCTGGAACGCCTTCCTCTGGCCCCTGGTCATCGGCCAGGATCCGAGTGCCTGGACAGTCCAGGTGGCGCTGTCGTCGTATATGACGAACCAGACCGTCAACTACCACCTGATCTTCATGGCCACCGCCATCTCGATCCTGCCCCTGATCTTCGTGTTCCTCTTCCTCCAGCGCTGGCTGGTGCAGGGGATCGCACAGACCGGCATCAAGGGCTGA
- a CDS encoding TetR/AcrR family transcriptional regulator has product MPRAGLTPERLVAAAADLADEAGFEGVTLSALARRFGVKDASLYTHVRSLRDLRIRMALLAGGEMIDRIAEAVEGRAPGRDTLAAFAAAYRTYALEHPGRYAATQLRIDPEIVTDSPAVRRTADVTYGMLRAYGLEEPDLTDAVRLLRSTFHGYCALESSGAFGAPRDVQVSWDRAIDALHVLLRNWPSEKRTSDG; this is encoded by the coding sequence ATGCCCAGAGCCGGTCTCACCCCCGAGCGCCTCGTCGCGGCCGCGGCCGACCTCGCCGACGAGGCCGGGTTCGAGGGCGTCACCCTCTCCGCCCTGGCCCGTCGCTTCGGGGTGAAGGACGCGAGTCTGTACACCCACGTCCGGAGTCTGCGGGACCTGCGGATCCGGATGGCCCTCCTCGCCGGTGGCGAGATGATCGACCGGATCGCGGAGGCCGTCGAGGGACGGGCGCCCGGCAGGGACACGCTGGCCGCCTTCGCCGCCGCCTACCGGACCTACGCCCTGGAGCACCCGGGCCGTTACGCGGCGACACAGCTCCGGATCGACCCGGAGATCGTCACCGACTCCCCCGCGGTGCGCCGCACCGCCGACGTCACCTACGGCATGCTCCGCGCCTACGGCCTGGAGGAACCCGACCTCACCGACGCCGTGCGCCTGCTGCGCAGCACCTTCCACGGCTACTGCGCCCTGGAGTCCAGCGGCGCCTTCGGCGCGCCCCGTGACGTGCAGGTCTCCTGGGACAGGGCGATCGACGCCCTGCACGTACTGCTGCGGAACTGGCCCAGCGAGAAGAGAACATCCGATGGCTGA
- a CDS encoding carbohydrate ABC transporter permease, translating into MSTTTTRGVAQPAPAKVSRRRPRRGLRASSTFNFWLFTGPFLTGLIIFVFVPIGWSVWLSFFEARFTVTPSEFVGFGNYQQVLTDTNFRNSLVTFTVFAAFIVPATWALSLGLALLVNRLRFMRAFFRSVFFLPTAVSYVAAALIWKMSIFNGVRFGLANTVLGWFGVDNIAWLANPDPPWYWLVIVTVRLWLQSGFYMILFIAALQNIPRELYEAASIDGAKPGWQTFRHITLPQLRATSTAVILLLLVAAYQAFDEFFNLLSKATWGQPPLVELYKMALGQNQNYGAGSAGAVVLTLLICVVTLLQGRIMGFGRGEESK; encoded by the coding sequence ATGTCGACCACCACCACGCGCGGGGTCGCCCAGCCCGCCCCGGCCAAGGTCTCCCGGCGTCGGCCGCGGCGGGGCCTGAGGGCGAGCAGCACCTTCAACTTCTGGCTGTTCACCGGGCCGTTCCTGACCGGCCTGATCATCTTCGTCTTCGTGCCGATCGGCTGGAGCGTCTGGCTCAGCTTCTTCGAGGCGCGCTTCACCGTGACGCCGAGCGAGTTCGTCGGCTTCGGCAACTACCAGCAGGTCCTGACGGACACGAACTTCCGGAACTCGCTGGTCACGTTCACCGTGTTCGCCGCGTTCATCGTGCCCGCCACCTGGGCCCTCTCGCTGGGGCTCGCGCTGCTGGTCAACCGGCTGCGGTTCATGCGGGCGTTCTTCCGGTCGGTGTTCTTCCTGCCGACCGCGGTCAGCTATGTCGCCGCCGCGCTGATCTGGAAGATGTCCATCTTCAACGGCGTCCGCTTCGGTCTGGCCAACACCGTCCTCGGCTGGTTCGGCGTCGACAACATCGCCTGGCTGGCCAACCCCGACCCGCCCTGGTACTGGCTGGTCATCGTGACCGTCCGGCTCTGGCTCCAGTCGGGCTTCTACATGATCCTGTTCATCGCGGCGCTGCAGAACATCCCGCGGGAGCTGTACGAGGCGGCCTCCATCGACGGCGCCAAACCGGGCTGGCAGACCTTCCGGCACATCACCCTGCCCCAGCTCAGGGCCACTTCCACCGCGGTGATCCTGCTCCTGCTGGTCGCCGCGTACCAGGCCTTCGACGAGTTCTTCAACCTGCTCAGCAAGGCCACCTGGGGCCAGCCCCCGCTGGTCGAGCTGTACAAGATGGCCCTCGGCCAGAACCAGAACTACGGCGCGGGCAGCGCGGGCGCGGTCGTGCTGACCCTGCTCATCTGCGTCGTCACACTGCTCCAGGGCAGGATCATGGGCTTCGGAAGGGGCGAGGAGTCCAAGTGA
- a CDS encoding DUF2264 domain-containing protein, whose translation MQLPRADRTTSPFTGYTRAHWEAAADSLLAAVEPYATEDRALYHLPGDRASWSGRLSDGLEGYARTLLLAAFRRDEKALERYATGLAAGVSGVWPRIEDRGQPLVEAASVALALRLTRDLLWDRLDEGVRGRTAAWLADALTAEPFPCNWELFPVTVGGFLAEIGHEPDASRAAIDRGLERIEQWYAGEGWYTDGDGRTYDYYNGWAMHLYPVLHAWLEQDERLLALYGDRLSRHLSDYARLFGGDGAPMHQGRSLTYRFATTAPLWLGALTGRTPLPPGETRRLASGALKYFLDRGAVDDRGLLSLGWHGPDESVLQGYSGPASPYWASKGFLGLLLPADHEVWTAPEEAAPAERADRVTPVGPPNWLLQSTRSDGVVRLHNHGSEDVRYDPYYTRLAYSTVTTPSDAYDNSVLVAGDPGRTGIEPLGVGEGWAASRHTAGGGARVTSVVLARGAVEVRAHLVEGAAPGTAVRVTGWSASEGARAELLPAVGLDDDLTGVTTGDATLFVALARLTAEADPAPLTETVAVTASGEGELTVRWSEGPDVRVRLDGAGVLVD comes from the coding sequence ATGCAACTGCCCCGCGCCGACCGCACGACGTCCCCGTTCACCGGTTACACCCGCGCCCACTGGGAGGCCGCGGCCGACTCCCTGCTCGCCGCGGTCGAGCCGTACGCCACCGAGGACCGCGCGCTGTACCACCTGCCCGGGGACCGAGCCAGTTGGTCGGGCCGCCTCTCCGACGGCCTGGAGGGCTACGCCCGCACCCTGCTGCTCGCCGCCTTCCGCCGCGACGAGAAGGCCCTGGAGCGCTATGCGACCGGCCTCGCCGCGGGCGTCTCGGGCGTCTGGCCCCGCATCGAGGACCGCGGCCAGCCCCTGGTGGAGGCGGCGTCCGTCGCCCTGGCCCTCCGCCTCACGCGGGACCTGCTCTGGGACCGCCTGGACGAGGGCGTACGCGGGCGGACGGCCGCCTGGCTGGCCGACGCCCTCACGGCCGAGCCCTTTCCCTGCAACTGGGAGCTGTTCCCGGTCACCGTGGGCGGCTTCCTCGCCGAAATCGGTCACGAGCCGGACGCCTCCCGGGCGGCGATCGACCGCGGTCTGGAACGCATCGAGCAGTGGTACGCCGGCGAGGGCTGGTACACCGACGGCGACGGCCGCACGTACGACTACTACAACGGCTGGGCGATGCACCTCTACCCGGTGCTGCACGCCTGGCTGGAGCAGGACGAGCGCCTGCTGGCGCTGTACGGCGACCGCCTCTCCCGGCACCTCTCGGACTACGCCCGCCTGTTCGGCGGCGACGGCGCCCCCATGCACCAGGGCCGCTCGCTGACCTACCGTTTCGCCACGACGGCCCCGCTGTGGCTGGGCGCGCTGACCGGCCGTACGCCCCTGCCGCCCGGCGAGACCCGGCGGCTGGCCTCGGGCGCGCTGAAGTACTTCCTGGACCGGGGCGCGGTGGACGACCGGGGCCTGCTCTCCCTCGGCTGGCACGGCCCCGACGAGTCCGTCCTCCAGGGCTATTCGGGCCCGGCCTCCCCGTACTGGGCGAGCAAGGGTTTCCTGGGCCTGCTCCTGCCCGCGGACCACGAGGTCTGGACGGCGCCGGAGGAGGCCGCCCCCGCCGAACGCGCCGACCGCGTCACCCCCGTCGGGCCGCCCAACTGGCTTCTGCAGTCGACCCGTTCCGACGGTGTGGTCCGCCTCCACAACCACGGCAGCGAGGACGTCCGCTACGACCCGTACTACACGCGGCTGGCGTACTCCACGGTGACGACGCCCTCGGACGCGTACGACAACAGCGTCCTGGTCGCCGGCGACCCGGGCCGCACCGGCATCGAACCGCTCGGCGTGGGCGAGGGCTGGGCGGCATCCCGGCACACCGCCGGCGGGGGAGCGCGGGTGACCAGTGTGGTGCTGGCGCGTGGAGCGGTGGAGGTGCGGGCGCATCTGGTGGAGGGGGCGGCGCCGGGAACGGCGGTCCGGGTGACCGGGTGGAGCGCATCGGAGGGCGCCCGGGCCGAACTGCTGCCCGCGGTCGGCCTCGACGACGACCTCACGGGTGTCACCACCGGGGACGCCACCCTGTTCGTCGCCCTGGCCCGGCTCACCGCCGAGGCGGACCCCGCCCCGCTGACGGAAACCGTCGCCGTAACCGCTTCCGGCGAGGGCGAGTTGACGGTTCGCTGGAGCGAGGGGCCGGACGTGCGGGTCCGGCTGGACGGGGCCGGCGTGCTCGTCGACTGA
- a CDS encoding jacalin-like lectin — MAAVLAVTGPAATGATPAVAAESGSFSVLTYNIAGLPEGLSSGNPAKNTPLISPRLGAYDIVNVQEDFNYHAALYAGDDHAHRTATSGGVPFGDGLNTLSDHPFEDFQRVKWNKCTGTNCLTPKGFSVARVRLAEGVFLDLYNVHTNADDTDDALAARRANVEQLSGFIQANSSGNAVIVMGDTNTRYTRSGDNIRTLVSENGLTDAWVQRVKGGTPPAQGGGALLCPTTAPPDDCEVVDKVLYRGSRLLSLNATRYSNAWASFLDPAGGNLSDHFPHAVDFSYTLDPSLRASDFFGGPHGTAFNDADDLPSVPSPRTLTLRGGARLDAVSLTHDGGPTLTHGGTGGTATSLTLAAGEHLTSVKLTRGQKDGRTRLFSASFTTDRDRTLSAGTATSDAQTFTAPSGRQIVGFTGRAGDELDKLGVVYAPIR; from the coding sequence GTGGCCGCCGTCCTGGCCGTCACGGGCCCGGCCGCCACCGGCGCGACACCCGCCGTCGCCGCGGAGTCCGGCTCCTTCAGCGTCCTCACCTACAACATCGCAGGGCTCCCCGAGGGCCTGAGCTCCGGCAACCCGGCGAAGAACACACCGCTGATCTCGCCGCGCCTCGGGGCGTACGACATCGTCAACGTGCAGGAGGACTTCAACTATCACGCCGCCCTGTACGCGGGCGACGACCACGCCCACCGCACCGCGACCAGCGGCGGCGTCCCGTTCGGAGACGGCCTCAACACGCTCTCGGACCATCCCTTCGAGGACTTCCAGCGCGTGAAGTGGAACAAGTGCACCGGCACCAACTGCCTCACCCCGAAGGGGTTCTCCGTGGCGCGGGTCCGGCTCGCCGAGGGTGTCTTCCTGGACCTCTACAACGTGCACACCAACGCGGACGACACCGACGACGCGCTCGCCGCCCGCCGCGCCAACGTCGAGCAGCTCTCCGGCTTCATCCAAGCGAACTCGTCCGGCAACGCGGTGATCGTCATGGGCGACACGAACACGCGGTACACGCGCTCCGGCGACAACATCCGCACGCTCGTGAGCGAGAACGGCCTGACCGACGCATGGGTCCAGCGTGTGAAGGGCGGGACGCCCCCGGCCCAGGGCGGCGGCGCGCTCCTCTGCCCCACCACGGCACCGCCGGACGACTGCGAGGTCGTGGACAAGGTCCTCTACCGCGGCAGCAGGCTGCTGAGCCTGAACGCGACCCGTTACAGCAACGCCTGGGCGTCCTTCCTGGACCCGGCCGGCGGCAACCTCTCCGACCACTTCCCGCACGCGGTCGACTTCTCCTACACGCTCGACCCGTCGCTGCGCGCCAGCGACTTCTTCGGCGGCCCGCACGGCACGGCCTTCAACGACGCGGACGACCTGCCGTCCGTCCCGTCCCCGCGCACGCTCACCCTGCGCGGCGGCGCCCGCCTGGACGCCGTGTCCCTCACCCACGACGGCGGCCCGACCCTCACCCACGGCGGCACGGGCGGCACCGCGACGTCCCTGACCCTGGCCGCGGGTGAACACCTCACCTCGGTGAAGCTGACTCGGGGTCAGAAGGACGGGCGTACACGTCTGTTCTCGGCGTCGTTCACGACGGACCGCGACCGCACCCTGTCCGCGGGCACGGCCACGTCCGACGCGCAGACCTTCACGGCCCCCTCCGGCCGGCAGATCGTGGGCTTCACGGGCCGCGCGGGCGACGAGCTGGACAAGCTGGGGGTGGTGTACGCGCCGATCCGCTGA
- a CDS encoding glycoside hydrolase family 2 TIM barrel-domain containing protein, with the protein MSLRTTPSVDYVEDVSPGTGALPPRAWYAASDARSLSLNGSWRFRLSATAGAEDDSFAEEGFDAGNWAEVTVPGHWVLQGDGAFGSPIYTNHLYPFPVDPPYVPTENPTGDHLRVFDLPYDWPADGGAVLRFDGVESCARVWLNGTELGEFKGSRLAHEFAVGELLKPGSNVLAVRVHQWSAGSYLEDQDQWWLPGIFRDVTLLHRPAGSAGDFFVHASYDHTTGEGTLRVDSDVDGRVTVPALDIDVATGEPVTVGVQPWTAETPKLYDGVLVTDGERVPLRIGFRTVVLEDGLIKVNGKAVLFKGVNRHEWHPEHGRALDLETMREDVVLMKRHNLNAVRTSHYPPHPAFLDLCDEYGLWVIDECDLETHGFTEQDWRDNPVDDDRWTPALLDRAARMVERDKNHPSIVFWSLGNEAGTGRGLTAMAEWIHGRDPARLVHYEGDWNCRDTDVYSRMYAFHDEVEKIGRHLDGGTLRRRELPFIQCEYAHAMGNGPGGLADYQELFEKYERLQGAFVWEWIDHGVRHAELGYAYGGDFGEELHDGNFVCDGLLFPDRTPSPGLIEYKKVIEPVRIEGWGSPLLEPGRELGGGANGTVHVTNKQDFADLSALAFEWSCQVDGETVESGSLAVPALAPGESAEVKLPEPPADGRGGERQWTVRALLADDTPWAAKGHVVAWGQFAVGTRPLPSFPATDRPVPDGDRITLGPAGFDARTGALLTIGGVEVGATPRLDVWRAPTDNDEGAEWQTDTRYGTLWRTLGLHRMRHRLISVEAGDDALTVRTRVAPAARETGLDTVYRWTSDGERLRLTVSVTPQGEWTVPLPRLGVRFGLAEADRVEWFGGGPGEAYPDTGKASMVGRWQSTVDGLQTPYVRPQENGARADVRWVELGGLRIEGDPEFWFTARRWTTEQLDAARHRTDLTAGDTVWVNLDHGQHGIGSQSCGPGPLPQYFLKAEPAEFSFVFSTTR; encoded by the coding sequence ATGTCATTGCGCACGACCCCCTCCGTCGACTACGTCGAGGACGTCTCCCCGGGCACCGGGGCCCTGCCGCCCCGCGCCTGGTACGCGGCCTCGGACGCGCGGTCCCTGTCGCTGAACGGCAGCTGGCGTTTCCGGCTCTCGGCCACCGCCGGCGCCGAGGACGACTCGTTCGCCGAGGAGGGCTTCGACGCCGGGAACTGGGCCGAGGTCACGGTCCCCGGGCACTGGGTCCTCCAGGGCGACGGGGCGTTCGGCTCCCCGATCTACACCAACCACCTCTACCCCTTCCCGGTGGACCCGCCGTACGTCCCGACGGAGAACCCCACCGGTGACCATCTGCGCGTCTTCGACCTGCCGTACGACTGGCCGGCGGACGGCGGGGCGGTGCTGCGCTTCGACGGGGTCGAGTCCTGCGCCCGGGTCTGGCTGAACGGCACGGAGCTCGGCGAGTTCAAGGGCTCCCGCCTCGCGCACGAGTTCGCGGTCGGCGAGCTGCTGAAGCCGGGCTCCAACGTGCTCGCCGTGCGCGTGCACCAGTGGTCGGCGGGGTCGTACCTGGAGGACCAGGACCAGTGGTGGCTGCCGGGCATCTTCCGTGACGTGACGCTGCTGCACCGCCCGGCGGGCAGCGCCGGCGACTTCTTCGTGCACGCCTCCTACGACCACACCACCGGTGAGGGCACCCTGCGCGTCGACTCCGACGTCGACGGCCGGGTGACCGTGCCGGCCCTCGACATCGATGTCGCGACCGGCGAGCCGGTGACGGTCGGGGTCCAGCCGTGGACCGCCGAGACGCCGAAGCTCTACGACGGTGTGCTGGTCACGGACGGGGAGCGGGTGCCGCTGCGGATCGGTTTCCGTACGGTCGTCCTCGAGGACGGGCTCATCAAGGTCAACGGCAAGGCCGTCCTGTTCAAGGGCGTCAACCGGCACGAGTGGCACCCCGAGCACGGCCGCGCGCTCGACCTGGAGACCATGCGCGAGGACGTGGTGCTGATGAAGCGGCACAACCTCAACGCCGTGCGCACCTCGCACTATCCGCCGCACCCGGCCTTCCTTGACCTGTGCGACGAGTACGGCCTGTGGGTCATCGACGAGTGCGACCTGGAGACCCACGGCTTCACCGAGCAGGACTGGCGGGACAACCCCGTCGACGACGACCGCTGGACCCCGGCCCTGCTGGACCGTGCGGCGCGCATGGTCGAGCGGGACAAGAACCACCCGTCGATCGTGTTCTGGTCGCTGGGCAACGAGGCCGGCACCGGCCGCGGGCTCACCGCCATGGCCGAGTGGATCCACGGCCGCGACCCCGCGCGGCTGGTGCACTACGAGGGCGACTGGAACTGCCGCGACACGGACGTGTACTCGCGGATGTACGCCTTCCACGACGAGGTCGAGAAGATCGGGCGGCACCTCGACGGCGGCACGCTCAGGCGCCGCGAACTGCCCTTCATCCAGTGCGAGTACGCGCACGCGATGGGCAACGGCCCGGGCGGACTCGCCGACTACCAGGAGCTGTTCGAGAAGTACGAGCGGCTCCAGGGCGCCTTCGTCTGGGAGTGGATCGACCACGGCGTCCGGCACGCCGAGCTGGGCTACGCCTACGGCGGTGACTTCGGCGAGGAGCTGCACGACGGCAACTTCGTGTGCGACGGGCTGCTCTTCCCGGACCGGACGCCGTCGCCGGGCCTGATCGAGTACAAGAAGGTCATCGAGCCGGTCCGGATCGAGGGCTGGGGGTCCCCCCTGCTCGAGCCAGGCCGAGAGCTGGGGGGAGGCGCCAACGGCACCGTGCACGTCACCAACAAGCAGGACTTCGCTGACCTGTCGGCCCTGGCCTTCGAGTGGTCGTGCCAGGTGGACGGCGAGACCGTCGAGTCGGGTTCGCTCGCGGTGCCGGCGCTCGCGCCGGGCGAGAGCGCCGAGGTGAAGCTGCCGGAACCGCCCGCGGACGGCCGGGGCGGCGAGCGGCAGTGGACGGTGCGGGCCCTGCTCGCGGACGACACGCCCTGGGCCGCGAAGGGCCACGTGGTGGCCTGGGGCCAGTTCGCGGTGGGGACACGGCCGCTGCCGTCCTTCCCCGCGACCGACCGGCCCGTGCCGGACGGGGACCGGATCACGCTCGGCCCGGCAGGCTTCGACGCCCGCACCGGTGCGCTGCTCACGATCGGCGGGGTGGAGGTCGGTGCGACGCCGCGGCTGGACGTGTGGCGGGCGCCGACCGACAACGACGAGGGCGCCGAGTGGCAGACCGACACCCGCTACGGGACGCTGTGGCGCACGCTCGGCCTGCACCGGATGCGCCACCGCCTGATCTCCGTCGAGGCGGGCGACGACGCGCTGACCGTCCGGACCCGGGTGGCGCCCGCCGCCCGCGAGACGGGCCTGGACACGGTGTACCGCTGGACGTCCGACGGCGAGCGGCTGCGGCTGACCGTGTCGGTGACGCCGCAGGGCGAGTGGACGGTGCCGCTGCCCCGGCTCGGTGTCCGCTTCGGGCTGGCGGAGGCGGACCGGGTGGAGTGGTTCGGCGGCGGTCCCGGTGAGGCGTACCCGGACACCGGCAAGGCGTCCATGGTCGGCCGCTGGCAGTCGACGGTGGACGGGCTGCAGACGCCGTACGTCCGCCCGCAGGAGAACGGTGCCCGGGCCGATGTCCGCTGGGTGGAGCTCGGCGGGCTCAGGATCGAGGGTGATCCGGAGTTCTGGTTCACGGCGCGGCGCTGGACGACCGAGCAGCTGGACGCGGCCCGGCACCGCACCGACCTCACGGCCGGTGACACGGTGTGGGTCAATCTCGACCACGGGCAGCACGGCATCGGCTCGCAGTCCTGCGGCCCGGGTCCGCTGCCGCAGTACTTCCTGAAGGCGGAGCCGGCGGAGTTCTCGTTCGTGTTCTCGACCACCAGGTAA
- a CDS encoding isocitrate lyase/PEP mutase family protein, producing the protein MTTDPQRKTSGPAAAATAFAGLHHAGEPLLLPNAWDHASARALAGQGFRAVGTTSLGVAAAAGLPDGAAATREETLRLAMALGSGPFLLSVDAEGGFSDDPDEVAQFARELYAVGAVGINLEDGLGPAARHAAKIAAVKRAAPGLFVNARTDTHWLGDGDGTLARLDAYRQAGADGVFVPGLTDLRAIEALVRHLDVPLNVLYSPGGPAVRHLADVGVRRVSLGSLLYRRALGAALEAVADLRAGRTPTGPTPSYDEVAGWAAPGRGPGPVLP; encoded by the coding sequence ATGACCACAGACCCGCAGCGGAAGACCTCCGGCCCGGCGGCAGCCGCCACCGCCTTCGCCGGCCTGCACCACGCCGGGGAGCCCCTGCTCCTGCCCAACGCCTGGGACCATGCGTCCGCCCGGGCCCTCGCGGGGCAGGGGTTCCGCGCGGTCGGGACGACGAGCCTGGGCGTCGCCGCGGCCGCCGGTCTGCCCGACGGGGCGGCGGCGACCCGGGAGGAGACGCTGCGGCTGGCCATGGCCCTGGGGTCCGGGCCGTTCCTGCTGTCCGTCGACGCGGAGGGCGGATTCAGCGACGACCCGGACGAGGTCGCGCAGTTCGCACGGGAGCTGTACGCCGTCGGAGCCGTCGGCATCAACCTCGAGGACGGCCTCGGACCGGCCGCCCGCCACGCTGCGAAGATCGCGGCGGTCAAGCGGGCCGCTCCCGGCCTGTTCGTCAACGCCCGAACCGACACCCACTGGCTGGGCGACGGCGACGGCACCCTCGCACGCCTGGACGCCTACCGGCAGGCGGGCGCGGACGGGGTGTTCGTACCCGGCCTCACCGACCTGCGCGCCATCGAGGCCCTGGTGCGCCACCTGGACGTGCCCCTCAACGTCCTCTACTCACCCGGCGGCCCGGCCGTCCGGCATCTCGCCGACGTCGGCGTACGCCGCGTCAGCCTCGGCTCGCTGCTGTACCGGCGAGCGCTGGGCGCGGCCCTGGAGGCGGTGGCGGACCTGCGTGCGGGCCGCACACCGACGGGCCCGACACCGTCGTACGACGAGGTGGCGGGATGGGCCGCGCCAGGTCGCGGGCCCGGCCCGGTGCTGCCGTAG
- a CDS encoding ABC transporter substrate-binding protein: MPASSNMNWDRRNVLRAAMGLAAAGGLAACGSNTGRSTGGSGDGLVQYFHAYGEAGVEQAVKRYAKAYQDADVTTQWITGNNYEQKLFAALLTRNAPDVFEFHPQIQLVKSGQVADLTDIIEPVKDDFNQADITSHTVDGKIYGVRMIDDPQFLFYRPSLFEKAGVEVPTTLEELIEAAGKLTTSKVKGIFLGNDLTSIDRPLIWSAGADTLTADNKPAFNTDAVADGLKQLRGLFTSGNLLLDAPADSWDPSALIQGLTAIQWCGMWAMPAMQKALGDDIGIFPFPKVGSAGKQSVYNGGWSMFVNAKSKNVEAAKEYVKWLWIDQKKYQEDFATSYGFHIPPRASLARSATKLKSGLPAEGVKLFNEFGHFDNIGWTQAMIAAFWDVIANTVRKDGDPKAQLDACEKKVDAELEKLFG, from the coding sequence ATGCCGGCATCGAGCAACATGAACTGGGACCGCCGAAACGTACTGCGGGCCGCGATGGGCCTGGCCGCCGCCGGCGGACTCGCCGCGTGCGGCAGCAACACCGGACGCAGCACCGGGGGATCCGGCGACGGCCTGGTCCAGTACTTCCACGCGTACGGCGAGGCCGGTGTCGAGCAGGCCGTCAAGCGGTACGCGAAGGCGTACCAGGACGCCGACGTCACCACGCAGTGGATCACCGGCAACAACTACGAGCAGAAGCTGTTCGCCGCGCTGCTCACCAGGAACGCGCCCGACGTCTTCGAGTTCCACCCGCAGATCCAGCTCGTCAAGAGCGGTCAGGTGGCCGACCTGACCGACATCATCGAACCGGTCAAGGACGACTTCAACCAGGCCGACATCACGTCGCACACGGTCGACGGCAAGATATACGGCGTCCGGATGATCGACGACCCGCAGTTCCTCTTCTACCGGCCCTCGCTGTTCGAGAAGGCCGGAGTCGAGGTGCCGACCACGCTGGAAGAGCTGATCGAGGCCGCCGGCAAGCTGACCACCAGCAAGGTCAAGGGCATCTTCCTCGGCAACGACCTGACCTCGATCGACCGCCCGCTGATCTGGTCGGCCGGCGCCGACACCCTCACCGCGGACAACAAGCCCGCCTTCAACACCGACGCCGTCGCCGACGGCCTCAAGCAGCTGCGTGGCCTCTTCACCAGTGGCAACCTGCTGCTCGACGCCCCCGCCGACTCGTGGGACCCGTCGGCCCTCATCCAGGGGCTGACCGCGATCCAGTGGTGCGGCATGTGGGCCATGCCGGCCATGCAGAAAGCACTCGGCGACGACATCGGCATCTTCCCCTTCCCGAAGGTCGGTTCGGCCGGCAAGCAGTCGGTCTACAACGGCGGCTGGTCGATGTTCGTCAACGCCAAGAGCAAGAACGTCGAGGCGGCCAAGGAATACGTCAAGTGGCTGTGGATCGACCAGAAGAAGTACCAGGAGGACTTCGCCACCTCCTACGGCTTCCACATCCCGCCGCGCGCCTCGCTCGCCCGGTCCGCGACCAAGCTGAAGTCCGGTCTGCCGGCCGAGGGCGTCAAGCTCTTCAACGAGTTCGGCCACTTCGACAACATCGGCTGGACGCAGGCCATGATCGCCGCGTTCTGGGACGTGATCGCCAACACCGTCCGCAAGGACGGTGACCCGAAGGCCCAGCTCGACGCCTGTGAGAAGAAGGTCGACGCCGAACTCGAGAAGCTCTTCGGATAG